Genomic window (Nitrospirales bacterium LBB_01):
AGACCTTGAAGAGGCAGGCATTGGCAATGGCTGCCATGCGTTTAAATTTGATTTTCCGGCAAGTATGGCAGATGGTAAAGACCACACGATAACTGCAAAGATATTTAATACAGATTTTTCTCTGAGTGCCAGTTTTTTCACGATCAATATTCCTGTAGAAATTCAGTATGATGGCTATATTGAGAGCTTTAACAAAACGGGATTCTCAGGGTGGGCATATAACAAAAAAAGTCCCGATACTCCGGTTGATATTGAAATTTATGACGAGACAACCCAAACACATATTACCACAATAGCAGCAGACACGTATAGAAAAGACCTTGAGGAATCAGGCTTTGGAAACGGTCGTCATGCGTTTAGGTTTGAGTTTCCACAGCACATATCAGATGGCAAAGAGCACTCTATAACTGCAAAGATTTCTAATACCGATTTCTTACTGAATACAGCTGTTGTTACACTCAATATCCCTGTTGAAAATTATTTTGACGGCTGTATAGAAGGGTTTGACAAAACGGGATTTTCAGGGTGGGCATATAACAAAAAAAGTCCTGATACCCCGGTGAATATTGAAATTTATGATGAGACGACACAAACTAATATTGCCACAATATCGGCAGACATATATAGAAAAGACCTTGAAGAGTCAGGTATAGGAAACGGCTGCCATGCGTTTCATTTCTATTTTCCTGAGTATATGGCAGATAACAAAACTCACACGATTTCCGTAAAGATTAATAATACTGATTACTTTTTAAAGAACAGTCCTTTTAGTATTGGCCTGAATATTGATATTGAGTTTATATCAGCTGACATCACTGATAACTGTAATCTGAGATGTCCTTTTTGTTCAGTCAATCGTAAAGGGTTACTTAATACCGGAGTTATGACAACAGAAACTTTTACAAAAATAATATCGTTTCTGCCATACCTGCCAGCTGGTTCATTTTATTTGTCATGCCTTCATGAGCCTACACTGCACCCTGAGCTGGCAGAATTTCTGGAACTAATACCACCAGAGCTTCGTGACAGGGTTTTGTTTACTACAAACCTGGCTGCCAACCTCTCTGATGACATTCTTTTCGCCATGAGTAAAAGCGGCATTCATCATATTAACATTTTAGTGGATACGCTAAATCCGTCTCTGTATCCTAAATTAAGAAAAGGCGGCATTTATGATAGATTCATTAGTAATCTGGAGCGTTTAACATCGTTTTGCTCT
Coding sequences:
- a CDS encoding radical SAM protein gives rise to the protein MLYKTENYVGCIDYIYRTGFSGWAYNKKTPDTAVDIEIYDVTTQTHIATITADIYRKDLEEAGIGNGCHAFKFDFPASMADGKDHTITAKIFNTDFSLSASFFTINIPVEIQYDGYIESFNKTGFSGWAYNKKSPDTPVDIEIYDETTQTHITTIAADTYRKDLEESGFGNGRHAFRFEFPQHISDGKEHSITAKISNTDFLLNTAVVTLNIPVENYFDGCIEGFDKTGFSGWAYNKKSPDTPVNIEIYDETTQTNIATISADIYRKDLEESGIGNGCHAFHFYFPEYMADNKTHTISVKINNTDYFLKNSPFSIGLNIDIEFISADITDNCNLRCPFCSVNRKGLLNTGVMTTETFTKIISFLPYLPAGSFYLSCLHEPTLHPELAEFLELIPPELRDRVLFTTNLAANLSDDILFAMSKSGIHHINILVDTLNPSLYPKLRKGGIYDRFISNLERLTSFCSQQHRAPKLHFITVALKSNISEIPDIVTQCAKKYSGVFHEIRYPFNVSNIDSQWQKENFITDDADWDIFDKSLKDTGVSYVLCRPPENYYDKVVSSADCYEARQHQTLMLPPAKPIQLRIDYKGIIRILSREEDFHVNVNLVDNPVRLISTFF